A genome region from Bemisia tabaci chromosome 3, PGI_BMITA_v3 includes the following:
- the LOC140223803 gene encoding LOW QUALITY PROTEIN: cell adhesion molecule Dscam2-like (The sequence of the model RefSeq protein was modified relative to this genomic sequence to represent the inferred CDS: inserted 1 base in 1 codon), producing the protein MRICAPVECLFDVTFPPKLAPIVPERVSHLGERVTLTCSVTVGDLPLEMIWYKDGQPLDPRHHISVNKMDAFTNILVIEHLSPDHNGNYTCNARNPAAEVHHTQRLIVNVPPKWSVEPMDVSVLRNQPALLNCQAQGVPQPSTCWKKATGSKSGEYEIIKERMFVKLLSNGSLLLQNVKEDQEGYYLCQATNGIGSPLGKVVHLKVNSPPYFTESSQHKTVKKTDNALLECKVKGDKPINVVWQRSGEQTKMNSLSDYRVVVRQEVTEDGVLASLHIKNADASDTGHYYCQASNLYGKDQQLVQLLVQEPPKSPSNVKAVMVTSQAVNLQWEHLSEDVGEVTAFIVQYKRSGESGWKKLEVNSQQRGALIDDLKPATNYLLRVISEGSAGQSSPSNEILITTESQRPAGPPLEVSVRALSSTELLVTWSPPHPDYRHGEIIGYNVGFKESNSGSSSYNMTEVLGDGDKGTGEHVFTDLSKYTRYLVVVQAYNSIGQGPLSEPVNALTLEDAPSAPPEDVRCAALSSQSLQVSWQPPPLSLSNGLIQGYKILYDSQDPGADQLETRKTTALTIVVSGLRKFTNYTIQVLAFTKMGSGPYSYPLPCTTDEDVPGAPEDIKVVLSSAHSXLVSWLPPKEPNGVITKYNFYTRVVNGNKEELNHAKRNLPSQQTHFEAKGLQQHIEYQFWVTASTKIGEGQSSRVVSQMPTARVPARIFSFGRVVFRAWRTSVTLACHMVGVPQPHRTWLVGDRPLHSNGHNIQILDSGELFLTNLQRNNSDNYTCQVENVSGSDKITHTLVIQVLPAAPVLYVTSATSSSILLHWKVPDRGGAPLTGFTLTYRMATGEPQDMPLSRKTTSYELKNLLCGNAYQLTLVAHNKLGSSTSSAVIYVRTQGQHPGIPEYSEFIFPNSTAVTLKLPAWPDNGCQIQRFTIRYRSVNDIEWAREFPNVRMKMKFVISGLVPSSEYVLQVYAVNLAGSSVGDFTFFTLNKDGEPLPQAILKHGHLSGSFYADFRILISLLASVLVFLAILSVSVFFWRNKKGQPMKESLDNQQNSQMQRERYYATIHKVAMQEKVPETSDDISPYATFQLTTEPNNTLLHSFMYHERGMTEGCASPPPHAIAKSRRMRRVSCRKNDAESDDSDSDGDPLTSSRTESSNQLETAKVKHTSNFIYHGAQSSTSSDLSPMSEQKSLPRQGRSRWLVPNKGLRTSLSIVETSFRGGIERPELSEAECDIDTLKKLKLGIRSSLWSRPSNNQQHSDYSIAV; encoded by the exons TTCCTCCAAAATGGTCTGTAGAACCCATGGATGTAAGTGTTCTAAGGAATCAACCAGCGTTGTTAAATTGCCAAGCACAAGGTGTACCGCAACCAAGCACCTGTTGGAAAAAAGCGACCG GCAGCAAATCGGGGGAGTATGAAATCATCAAAGAAAGGATGTTTGTGAAACTTCTGAGTAATGGCTCTTTGCTTTTGCAAAATGTCAAAGAGGACCAAGAAGGCTACTATTTGTGCCAAGCAACGAATGGAATTGGCTCACCTTTGGGGAAGGTCGTTCATCTTAAAGTTAATT cTCCACCATACTTCACAGAATCATCACAGCATAAAACAGTGAAGAAAACAGACAACGCTCTATTAGAGTGTAAAGTTAAGGGTGACAAGCCAATCAACGTAGTGTGGCAGAGAAGTGGGGAGCAAACAAAAATGAACAGCCTTTCTGACTATCG ggtaGTTGTACGACAAGAAGTAACTGAAGATGGAGTCCTAGCAAGTTTGCACATTAAAAATGCTGATGCATCAGACACAGGACACTATTACTGTCAAGCAAGCAACTTGTATGGCAAAGATCAACAGCTTGTGCAGTTACTCGTTCAAG AGCCGCCGAAAAGTCCGAGTAATGTAAAAGCAGTCATGGTCACAAGCCAAGCTGTGAATTTACAGTGGGAGCATTTGAGCGAAGATGTTGGAGAAGTCACAGCGTTCATCGTCCAGTACAAAAGATCTGGAGAAA GTGGTTGGAAAAAGTTGGAGGTGAACTCGCAGCAGAGAGGAGCCTTGATAGACGATTTGAAGCCTGCAACCAATTATCTCCTGAGGGTTATATCCGAAGGTTCTGCAGGACAAAGCAGCCCAAGCAATGAAATATTGATCACAACAGAGTCTCAAAGACCTGCTGGACCACCGCTAGAGGTTTCTGTACGAGCTCTGTCCTCTACGGAACTACTTGTAACCTGGTCGCCTCCACATCCAGACTATAGGCATGGAGAAATCATAGGATATAATGTTGGCTTCAAGGAATCAAA TTCCGGGTCATCAAGCTACAATATGACAGAAGTTCTCGGAGATGGTGACAAAGGCACAGGGGAGCACGTTTTTACCGACTTATCAAAATACACCAGATATCTAGTGGTGGTCCAAGCTTACAATTCAATTGGACAAGGACCTCTCTCAGAACCAGTAAACGCTCTTACTTTGGAAGATG cTCCCAGTGCTCCACCTGAAGATGTACGCTGTGCAGCTTTGAGTTCACAATCCCTGCAAGTGAGTTGGCAGCCTCCCCCTTTATCTCTCAGCAATGGTCTCATACAGGGCTACAAAATCCTCTATGACTCTCAAGACCCAG GAGCTGATCAACTTGAAACAAGGAAAACAACGGCCTTAACTATTGTGGTATCTGGATTAAGGAAATTCACCAACTACACTATTCAAGTTTTAGCGTTCACAAAAATGGGCAGTGGTCCGTACTCGTACCCTCTTCCATGCACTACTGATGAAGATG TTCCTGGGGCCCCAGAGGATATAAAAGTCGTTTTAAGCTCAGCTCATT TTCTTGTCTCCTGGCTTCCACCCAAAGAGCCAAATGGAGTCATTACaaaatataacttttatactcg GGTTGTCAATGGCAACAAGGAAGAGTTGAATCATGCAAAGCGGAACTTGCCGAGCCAGCAAacgcattttgaagcaaaagGTCTACAGCAACACATCGAGTATCAGTTTTGGGTCACAGCCTCGACAAAAATCGGAGAAGGCCAAAGCTCTCGAGTTGTATCTCAAATGCCCACGGCCAGAG TGCCAGCCCGGATTTTCTCATTTGGTCGAGTTGTTTTTCGAGCGTGGCGAACGTCCGTTACTCTGGCTTGTCATATGGTCGGGGTACCTCAGCCGCATCGCACTTGGCTGGTCGGAGATAGGCCTCTACATTCCAACGGCCATAATATTCAGATCTTGGATTCGGGAGAACTGTTCCTCACGAACCTCCAAAGGAATAACTCTGACAACTACACGTGTCAAGTTGAGAATGTTTCAGGCTCGGACAAGATCACTCACACTCTTGTCATTCAAG TATTGCCTGCAGCTCCTGTATTGTATGTCACAAGTGCTACTAGCAGCAGTATTCTTCTGCACTGGAAAGTCCCAGACAGAGGTGGTGCACCTTTAACAGGCTTTACCCTCACATATCGCATGGCTACTGGTGAACCGCAAGACATGCCTCTGTCGAGAAAAACCACCAGCTACGAATTGAAG AATTTACTGTGTGGGAATGCCTATCAGTTGACTTTAGTTGCTCACAACAAACTAGGAAGCTCAACATCAAGTGCTGTGATTTACGTACGAACTCAAGGACAACATCCTGGTATTCCTGAATACTCGGAGTTCATTTTTCCTAACTCAACTGCTGTCACACTCAAACTTCCCGCTTGGCCAGACAATGGGTGTCAGATCCAGCGTTTTACGATCCGCTACCGCTCAGTTAACGACATAGAGTGGGCCAGAG AGTTTCCTAAcgtcagaatgaaaatgaagtttGTGATATCTGGCCTGGTGCCGTCAAGTGAGTATGTGTTGCAAGTATACGCTGTCAATCTTGCTGGCTCCTCTGTCGGAGATTTCACTTTCTTCACCTTGAACAAGGATGGAG AACCACTGCCTCAAGCAATCCTCAAACATGGTCATCTCTCAGGGTCATTCTACGcagattttagaattttaatcTCTTTACTTGCCTCAGTTTTGGTTTTTCTTGCCATTCTCAGTGTCTCCGTTTTCTTCTGGAGAAATA AAAAAGGCCAACCCATGAAAGAATCTTTGGACAATCAGCAAAACTCGCAAATGCAGAGGGAGCGTTACTATGCAACCATCCATAAAGTGGCCATGCAAGAAAAGGTACCTG AAACGTCGGATGACATATCACCTTATGCAACATTCCAGCTCACCACGGAGCCAAACAATACGCTTCTTCATAGTTTTATGTACCATGAACGGGGCATGACAGAAGGCTGTGCCTCTCCTCCACCTCACGCT ATAGCCAAAAGTCGGAGAATGAGGAGAGTGAGCTGTCGAAAAAATGACGCCGAGTCAGATGATTCTGACTCGGATGGTGATCCATTGACATCAAGTCGTACAGAATCTTCAAATCAGTTAGAGACTGCTAAAGTTAAGCACACATCTA attttatttACCATGGTGCACAGTCCAGTACATCATCAGACCTATCTCCTATGTCTGAGCAAAAATCATTACCTCGACAAGGCAGATCAAG gtGGTTAGTTCCTAACAAAGGACTGCGGACATCACTGTCGATTGTCGAAACCTCATTTCGAGGTGGTATAGAACGACCAGAGCTAAGTGAGGCAGAATGTGATATAGAtacacttaaaaaattgaaattaggtATAAGGTCTAGTCTGTGGTCAAGACCATCTAACAATCAACAGCATTCAGACTACTCCATAGCTGTGTAG
- the LOC109030765 gene encoding uncharacterized protein encodes MVHDLLLAYSCHGHWTDDNTSYLIALPLSRNSTGARRYCFVIYNTAEGGGGSGGGGSPNLQVTSVTETCHRNIIANGHSNNSWAFNITPHGQCSDSGSRSSISDVVTHLSWILINLILIRLIGR; translated from the exons ATGGTTCATGATCTGTTGCTAGCTTATTCGTGTCATGGTCACTGGACCGACGATAACACGTCGTACCTGATAGCATTGCCTTTAAGTCGGAACTCGACTGGCGCCAGGAGGTACTGCTTCGTTATCTACAACACAGCCGAGGGAGGCGGCGGCAGTGGAGGAGGCGGGAGCCCTAATCTCCAGGTGACCAGTGTTACGGAGACCTGTCACCGCAACATCATCGCCAACGGCCACTCGAATAACTCCTGGGCCTTCAACATCACGCCCCATG GGCAATGTAGTGATTCAGGAAGCAGAAGCAGCATTTCAGACGTAGTGACGCACCTTTCATGGATTCTAATCAATTTAATTCTTATCAGGCTGATTGGTAGATGA